In Mytilus edulis chromosome 4, xbMytEdul2.2, whole genome shotgun sequence, the following proteins share a genomic window:
- the LOC139518411 gene encoding fatty acid-binding protein, heart-like isoform X2, translated as MSQFQGKWKVVSEENLDELFLAFGVDSEMRSKTKEGLIKPTQEITVNEDEYRVKTIVGHLSTEVTFKLGVEFPSSSMDGKKIMVRYNLDGNKLIEVQKYDNQEATVTREVIGNQLVTIISGNGKTAKITYSKI; from the exons ATGTCTCAATTTCAAGGAAAATGGAAAGTTGTTTCAGAAGAGAACTTAGATGAATTATTTCTGGCTTTTG GTGTTGATAGTGAAATGAGATCAAAGACTAAGGAAGGACTTATTAAACCCACACAAGAGATAACTGTGAATGAAGACGAGTACAGAGTCAAAACAATAGTAGGACATTTAAGTACAGAAGTCACTTTCAAGTTAGGAGTGGAATTCCCAAGTTCATCAATGGACGGCAAAAAGATTATG GTTCGTTATAATTTAGATGGTAACAAACTAATAGAAGTACAGAAATATGACAACCAGGAAGCCACAGTTACTCGAGAAGTAATAGGAAACCAACTAGTAACC ATAATATCTGGAAATGGTAAGACGGCAAAGATTACCTATTCGAAGATTTAG
- the LOC139518411 gene encoding fatty acid-binding protein, heart-like isoform X1, with protein sequence MSQFQGKWKVVSEENLDELFLAFGVDSEMRSKTKEGLIKPTQEITVNEDEYRVKTIVGHLSTEVTFKLGVEFPSSSMDGKKIMVRYNLDGNKLIEVQKYDNQEATVTREVIGNQLVTQRKWFVDTLFKFSEVYTITLMTLVTHDILKKML encoded by the exons ATGTCTCAATTTCAAGGAAAATGGAAAGTTGTTTCAGAAGAGAACTTAGATGAATTATTTCTGGCTTTTG GTGTTGATAGTGAAATGAGATCAAAGACTAAGGAAGGACTTATTAAACCCACACAAGAGATAACTGTGAATGAAGACGAGTACAGAGTCAAAACAATAGTAGGACATTTAAGTACAGAAGTCACTTTCAAGTTAGGAGTGGAATTCCCAAGTTCATCAATGGACGGCAAAAAGATTATG GTTCGTTATAATTTAGATGGTAACAAACTAATAGAAGTACAGAAATATGACAACCAGGAAGCCACAGTTACTCGAGAAGTAATAGGAAACCAACTAGTAACC CAAAGGAAATGGTTTGTCGACACACTCTTTAAATTTTCTGAAGTATACACCATCACCCTAATGACATTGGTCACAcatgacattttaaaaaaaatgttatag